Within the Flavobacterium sp. N502536 genome, the region TCGAATGTTTTCAATATAACTTCGCTTCCAATACCGTTTAAATCTCCAATTGAAATTCCAACAATTATATTTTCTGCTTTTTTATTCATGAGCTCAGGTTATTTATTACTAATTTTGATGTGCAAATTTAGTAAAATAAAACAACAATGTTCACAGGAATTATAGAAACCCTAGGAAGGATTCACGAAATAAAAAAAGATCAAAACAATCTTCACATCACAGTTGACTCATCTATTACAAATGAATTAAAAATTGACCAAAGCGTTTCCCACAACGGAATCTGTCTGACAGTGGTAGCCATAAAAGATTCATTTTATACGGTAACCGCTATAGATGAGACCATTTTAAAAACAAATATCGGCGAATGGAAAGAAGGCGATATTGTAAATCTAGAAAGAGGAATGAAGCTTGGCGACCGTTTAGACGGACACATTGTGCAAGGACACGTTGACCAAACCGGGACCTGTATTAAAATTGAAGAAGCGCACGGAA harbors:
- a CDS encoding riboflavin synthase; its protein translation is MFTGIIETLGRIHEIKKDQNNLHITVDSSITNELKIDQSVSHNGICLTVVAIKDSFYTVTAIDETILKTNIGEWKEGDIVNLERGMKLGDRLDGHIVQGHVDQTGTCIKIEEAHGSWNYTFEYDKNLSNITIEKGSITVNGVSLTVVNSKTNEFSVSIIPYTFENTNFKNFKVGTKINLEFDVVGKYISRLYAINK